TGCTCGCCAGCGAAGGCATCACGGCGCACCTGGTCGGCCGCGACCTGGTGGGTGGCGCGGGTGAGTTGCCGATGTACGGCCTGCTGGGGCTGGCGGTTGAGGACGATCAGGCGCAATACGCCCGGGAATTGATCACCGCCTACAATGCCGCGCTGCCGGTGCCTGGCGATGAACCCGACAGTTACCCCGGTACGCTGGTCTGTTAGGCTGGCCGCCGTTTGATACGAGAGCCGTGTTGCCCCATGTGTGGACGTTATGCCCTGTTTCGTTGGAACCCCGCCTTTGCGGCCTTGCCCGGCTTCCCCGCCGACCAGAAGGCCCAATGGAACATCTCGCCCAATGACTCGGTGCTGATGCTGCGCGCCGGCGCCGACGGCCAGCGCGAATTGGCCCGGGCGCGTTGGGGGCTGACGCCGCCGTGGCTGACCGATCTGTCCCGCACGCCGGCTCACGCCCGGGCCGAAACCGTGGCCGAGCAGCCCATGTTCCGCGAAGCCTTGCGTTTGCGGCGTTGCCTGCTGCCGGCCAACGGGTTTTATGAATGGCGCGGCGGCACCCGCAAGCGCCCGTACTGGCTGACCCCGGGCGAGGGTTCGTCGCTGTTTTTCGCGGCGATCTGGGAAGCCTATCCGGTGCAGGAGCAAGTGTGGCTGAGCACCGCTGTCATCACTCAACCGGCGGCCGGTCAACGCCGGCCACTGATTCTCGATGAAGAGGGCCAGCGCCAGTGGCTCGACCCCGAGACACCGCTGCATGTCTTGCAAGGACTGCTGGCGAGCGAGCCGGGGCAATTGCGCGAGCGGGTGCTGGCGAACATGGTCAACGACCCGAAACTCAATGGGCCGGAGTGCCTGACCCCGGCTTGAATCCGCGACTGTGCATCAGACCTTGAACTGATTGATCAACCGCCGCTGCTGCTCCGCCAGCTTGGTCAGCCCGGCGCTGGCCGCGCTGGATTCGTCGGCGCCGCTAGCCACCTCGTTCGCCACCTGCCCGATGTTGATCACGTTACGGTTGATGTCATCGGCCACGGCGCTTTGCTCCTCGGCGGCGCTGGCGATCTGGGTGTTCATGTCGTTGATCACCGACACGGCCTGGGTAATCGTCTCCAAGGCCTGGGCTGCTTTCGCCGCGTGCTGCACGCTTTCGTCGGTACGGTGCTGGCTGTCCTCCATCACGCGCACCACGTCCCGTGTGCCTTGCTGCAATTGCTGGATCATCGACTGAATCTCTTCAGTGGCCTGCTGCGTCTTTTGTGCCAGGTTGCGCACTTCATCGGCGACCACCGCAAAACCACGGCCCTGTTCACCGGCCCGGGCGGCTTCGATGGCCGCGTTGAGCGCCAACAGGTTGGTCTGCTCGGCGATCCCGCGAATGGCGGTGAGGATTGCGTTGATGTTCTCGCTGTCCTTGGCCAGGGTTTGCACCACGCCCACCGCCTTGCCGATTTCCACGGCCAGCGCGCCGATGGACGTCGAGGTATCCCGCACGATCTGCATGCCCTGGCTGGCAGCCTGGTCGGCGTGACTGGCGGCTTGGGCGGCCTGGGTTGCGTTGCGCGCTACATCCTGCGCCGTGGCGGTCATTTCTTGCACGGCGGTGGCGACCTGGTCGATCTCCGACATTTGCTTGTGCACACCTTGGTTGGTGCGGATCGCGATGTCGGCCGTGTGCTCCGATGAGTCGCTGACGCTCTGCACCGATGTCACCACTTGGGTGATCATGCCCTGCAACTTGCTCAGGAACGTGTTGAAGCCCTTGGCGATGGCGCCCAGTTCATCGGCGCGGTCGCTGGTCAGGCGGCGGGTCAGGTCGCCTTCGCCCTGGGCGATGTCATCGAGCATTGCCACCATTTGCTTGAGCGGTCGGGCGATGCCATGGCCCACCAGCCAAATCACCAGCAGGCCGAGCG
This is a stretch of genomic DNA from Pseudomonas marvdashtae. It encodes these proteins:
- a CDS encoding putative signal transducing protein, whose amino-acid sequence is MQRIYELENLMEGELLQGMLASEGITAHLVGRDLVGGAGELPMYGLLGLAVEDDQAQYARELITAYNAALPVPGDEPDSYPGTLVC
- a CDS encoding SOS response-associated peptidase, producing the protein MCGRYALFRWNPAFAALPGFPADQKAQWNISPNDSVLMLRAGADGQRELARARWGLTPPWLTDLSRTPAHARAETVAEQPMFREALRLRRCLLPANGFYEWRGGTRKRPYWLTPGEGSSLFFAAIWEAYPVQEQVWLSTAVITQPAAGQRRPLILDEEGQRQWLDPETPLHVLQGLLASEPGQLRERVLANMVNDPKLNGPECLTPA
- a CDS encoding methyl-accepting chemotaxis protein yields the protein MITQVVTSVQSVSDSSEHTADIAIRTNQGVHKQMSEIDQVATAVQEMTATAQDVARNATQAAQAASHADQAASQGMQIVRDTSTSIGALAVEIGKAVGVVQTLAKDSENINAILTAIRGIAEQTNLLALNAAIEAARAGEQGRGFAVVADEVRNLAQKTQQATEEIQSMIQQLQQGTRDVVRVMEDSQHRTDESVQHAAKAAQALETITQAVSVINDMNTQIASAAEEQSAVADDINRNVINIGQVANEVASGADESSAASAGLTKLAEQQRRLINQFKV